In Rhipicephalus microplus isolate Deutch F79 chromosome 9, USDA_Rmic, whole genome shotgun sequence, one genomic interval encodes:
- the LOC119165608 gene encoding uncharacterized protein LOC119165608 isoform X7, with the protein MYETSAAGVCECGCELIANVCLACAPGQYGKDGACHVCSVGSFNERHGALCCQRCPFLYVTWGRGATSRKECSGVIHDFLIGLAVMACLSLNLYALVKFSGPIVLDNLCEYVSKEARASKSTPGADARDDDTDDGMPDDVFDGISKLVARLKRRKLPEASGEEGIPLLLTSKSSLAVVSESSNEDDDLSAVCFDEETSVDATDDAPQPTSEGSNEVDDGDQSIVFDEDASVDDTDDAPQPTSEVSNEVDDGDQSTVFDEDTSVDDTDNIPQIVPVLPRRRPNRPSIITLGALASGDDDYVDLDKQPLGERYGTSPEETSSESDVVLVGSPEEDWLSSGRRRWIGRYDVIAARASICEERRFQTTTALSDGRCSELSGGATSLPEQRATYDLFLERWSSRATADDTSEVSFVSDCSRNYPMDTNACGSSARSSGSCNKGSQDARFYRGPLKYQPQSAGTTLASAHSSSDRHVISIAPTWNLASGHHKTKLVRKPASCDELASEKKSEPERTCRR; encoded by the exons A TGTACGAAACATCTGCGGCGGGAGTCTGCGAGTGTGGATGCGAACTGATCGCGAACGTCTGCC TGGCTTGCGCTCCGGGTCAGTATGGCAAAGACGGCGCCTGCCACGTCTGCTCCGTGGGCAGCTTCAACGAGCGCCACGGCGCTCTCTGTTGCCAGCGCTGTCCCTTCCTCTACGTCACATGGGGCCGTGGTGCCACGTCGAGGAAAGAGTGCTCTG GAGTTATCCACGACTTCCTGATTGGCTTGGCAGTCATGGCTTGTCTGTCCTTAAATCT GTACGCACTCGTCAAGTTTTCCGGACCAATCGTCCTCGACAACCTGTGCGAGTACGTATCGAAAGAAGCCAGAGCCTCCAAGTCGACACCGGGCGCCGACGCCCGCGACGATGACACGGACGACGGCATGCCCGACGACGTGTTCGACGGCATCTCGAAGCTAGTCGCTCGCCTCAAGAGACGCAAGTTGCCGGAGGCCTCGGGCGAAGAAGGCATCCCACTTCTGCTTACTTCGAAGTCGTCCCTGGCTGTCGTGTCGGAGAGCTCGAACGAAGACGATGACTTGAGCGCCGTCTGCTTCGACGAGGAGACCTCCGTGGATGCAACGGACGATGCTCCGCAGCCCACGTCAGAGGGCTCGAATGAAGTCGACGATGGTGACCAGAGCATTGTCTTCGACGAGGACGCCTCCGTGGATGACACGGACGATGCCCCGCAGCCCACGTCAGAGGTCTCTAATGAAGTCGACGATGGTGACCAGAGCACCGTCTTCGACGAGGACACATCCGTGGATGACACGGACAATATTCCACAGATCGTGCCTGTACTTCCTCGTCGACGTCCGAATCGCCCGAGCATCATAACACTGGGAGCGCTGGCTTCTGGTGATGACGATTACGTCGACCTTGACAAGCAACcccttggcgaacgatacggtaCTTCGCCGGAGGAGACGTCTTCGGAGTCTGACGTCGTGCTCGTTGGAAGTCCCGAGGAAGACTGGCTCTCGTCCGGCAGACGTCGCTGGATTGGTCGTTATGACGTCATCGCTGCGCGGGCGTCCATTTGCGAGGAACGACGTTTCCAAACGACCACCGCGCTCTCCGATGGTCGATGTTCCGAACTAAGCGGTGGTGCGACTTCGTTGCCGGAACAGCGAGCGACTTACGACCTGTTCCTTGAGCGTTGGTCGAGTCGCGCGACGGCGGACGACACCAGTGAAGTATCGTTCGTGTCGGATTGCTCTCGAAATTACCCAATGGACACAAACGCTTGCGGAAGCTCCGCGCGCAGCAGTGGCAGCTGTAACAAAGGGTCCCAAGACGCGCGTTTCTATAGAGGACCTCTAAAGTACCAACCGCAAAGTGCCGGAACAACGCTAGCCAGCGCACACTCTTCGTCGGATCGTCACGTCATTAGCATAGCTCCGACTTGGAACTTAGCTTCCGGACATCACAAAACGAAGCTCGTTCGAAAGCCAGCGAGCTGCGACGAACTCGCGTCCGAAAAAAAATCTGAACCCGAGCGCACCTGCAGGCGATAA